A window of Ictidomys tridecemlineatus isolate mIctTri1 chromosome 1, mIctTri1.hap1, whole genome shotgun sequence contains these coding sequences:
- the Pdgfrb gene encoding platelet-derived growth factor receptor beta isoform X2, with translation MSGEDIMQLPGVTPALVLRGQLLLLPMLLLLGPQTSQGLTIMPPGPELVLNLSSTFVLTCLGSAPVVWERLSQVPQQKVSRTQEGTFSSMLTLANVTGGDTGEYFCTYNSSLGREPSERKRLYIFVPDPSMGFLPMEPEDLFIFLTEITETTIPCRVTDPQLVVTLHEKKEDIPLPIPYDHQRGFSGTFEDKTYICRTTIGEREVDSDAYYVYSLQVSTINVSVNAVQTVVRQGENITIMCIVTGNEVVNFEWTYPRMESGRLVEPVTDFLFDVPSHIRSILHIPSAELDDSGTYICNVSESVNDHRDEKAINVTVVESGYVRLLGDLGAIQIAELHRSRTLQVVFEAYPPPTVLWFKDNRTLGDSSAGEIALSTRNVSETRYVSELTLVRVKVAEAGYYTMRAFHEDAEAQLSFKLQVNVPVRVLELSESHPANGEQTVRCRGRGMPQPNITWSTCRDLKRCPRELPPTPLGNSSEEESQLETNVTYWAEEQEYEVVSTLRLRHVDQPLSVRCMLHNPLGQDVQEVTVVPHSLPFKVVVISAILALVVLTIISLIILIMLWQKKPRYEIRWKVIESVSSDGHEYIYVDPMQLPYDSTWELPRDQLVLGRTLGSGAFGQVVEATAHGLSHSQATMKVAVKMLKSTARSSEKQALMSELKIMSHLGPHLNVVNLLGACTQGGPIYIITEYCRYGDLVDYLHRNKHSFLQHHSDKHRPPSAELYSNALPTGLPLPSPMSLTGESDGGYMDMSKDESVDYVPMLDMKGDVKYADIESSNYMAPYDNYVPSAPERTCRATLINESPVLSYTDLVGFSYQVANGMEFLASKNCVHRDLAARNVLICEGKLVKICDFGLARDIMRDSNYISKGSTFLPLKWMAPESIFNSLYTTLSDVWSFGILLWEIFTLGGTPYPELPMNEQFYNAIKRGYRMAQPAHASAEIYEIMQKCWEEKFEVRPPFSQLVLLLERLLGEGYRKKYQQVDEEFLRSDHPAILRSQARFPGFHSLRSPLDTSSVLYTAVQPSEGDNDYIIPLPDPKPEAADEGLLEGSPSLASSTLNEANTSSTISCDSPLDPQEEPEPEPLPQPQGDSQMELEPPMDAGCPGPRAEAEDSFL, from the exons ATGAGCGGAGAG GACATCATGCAGCTTCCAGGTGTGACGCCAGCTCTGGTCCTCAGAG GCCAGTTGCTGTTGCTGCCCATGCTATTGCTGCTAGGTCCACAGACCTCCCAGGGCCTGACCATCATGCCCCCGGGGCCAGAGCTTGTACTTAATCTCTCAAGTACCTTTGTTCTGACCTGCCTGGGTTCAGCTCCAGTGGTGTGGGAACGGCTATCTCAGGTGCCTCAGCAGAAAGTGTCCAGGACCCAGGAGGGCACCTTCTCCAGCATGCTAACCCTGGCCAATGTCACTGGAGGTGACACAGGAGAGTACTTTTGTACCTACAACAGCTCCCTTGGGCGGGAGCCCAGTGAGCGGAAGCGGCTCTACATCTTTGTGCCTG ATCCCTCCATGGGCTTCCTCCCTATGGAGCCCGAGGACCTATTCATCTTTCTCACGGAAATAACTGAGACCACAATTCCATGCCGAGTGACAGACCCCCAGCTAGTGGTGACACTGCATGAGAAGAAAGAGGACATCCCGCTGCCTATCCCCTATGACCACCAACGAGGCTTCTCTGGTACCTTTGAGGACAAGACCTATATCTGCCGAACCACCATTGGGGAGAGGGAAGTGGATTCCGATGCCTATTACGTCTACAGCCTCCAGG tTTCCACCATCAATGTCTCAGTGAATGCAGTGCAGACTGTGGTTCGCCAGGGTGAGAACATTACCATCATGTGCATTGTGACGGGGAATGAGGTGGTCAATTTTGAGTGGACCTACCCCCGCATGGAG AGTGGGCGCCTCGTAGAGCCAGTGAcagatttcctctttgatgtGCCCTCCCACATTCGCTCCATCCTGCACATCCCCAGTGCTGAGCTGGATGACTCAGGGACCTACATCTGCAATGTGTCAGAGAGTGTGAATGACCATCGAGATGAAAAGGCCATCAATGTCACTGTGGTCG AGAGTGGCTACGTGCGGCTTCTGGGAGACTTGGGCGCTATACAAATTGCTGAGCTGCACAGGAGTCGGACACTACAAGTGGTGTTCGAAGCCTACCCGCCACCTACTGTGCTGTGGTTCAAGGACAACCGCACCCTGGGTGATTCCAGCGCCGGCGAGATCGCCCTGTCCACGCGCAATGTGTCTGAGACCCG GTATGTATCAGAACTGACACTGGTGCGGGTGAAGGTGGCAGAGGCTGGCTACTATACCATGCGGGCCTTCCATGAGGATGCTGAGGCCCAACTTTCCTTCAAGCTGCAGGTCAATG TCCCTGTCCGTGTGCTGGAGCTGAGCGAGAGTCACCCTGCCAACGGGGAGCAGACAGTCCGCTGTCGTGGCCGAGGCATGCCCCAGCCAAATATCACCTGGTCTACCTGCAGAGACCTCAAAAG GTGTCCACGCGAGCTGCCGCCCACACCGCTGGGGAACAGTTCCGAGGAGGAAAGCCAGTTGGAGACTAATGTGACATACTGGGCGGAGGAGCAGGAATATGAGGTGGTGAGCACGCTGCGCCTGCGCCACGTGGATCAGCCACTGTCGGTGCGCTGCATGCTGCACAACCCACTGGGCCAGGATGTGCAGGAGGTTACCGTGGTGCCGCATT ccctccccttcaAGGTGGTGGTGATCTCAGCCATCCTGGCCTTGGTGGTTCTCACAATCATCTCCCTCATCATCCTCATCATGCTCTGGCAGAAG AAGCCACGCTATGAGATTCGATGGAAGGTGATTGAGTCTGTGAGCTCTGATGGCCATGAGTACATCTATGTGGACCCCATGCAGCTGCCCTATGATTCCACCTGGGAACTGCCACGGGACCAGCTTGTGCTTG GACGCACCCTCGGCTCTGGGGCCTTTGGGCAGGTGGTGGAGGCCACGGCTCATGGCCTGAGCCATTCCCAGGCCACCATGAAAGTGGCTGTCAAGATGCTGAAAT CCACAGCCCGCAGCAGTGAGAAGCAAGCCCTCATGTCAGAGCTGAAGATCATGAGCCACCTGGGACCCCACCTGAACGTGGTCAACCTGCTGGGGGCCTGCACCCAGGGAG GCCCCATCTACATCATCACGGAGTACTGCCGCTATGGGGACCTGGTGGACTACCTGCACCGCAACAAGCACAGCTTCCTGCAGCACCACTCGGACAAGCACCGCCCACCCAGTGCTGAGCTCTACAGCAACGCCCTGCCCACGGGGCTCCCTCTGCCCAG CCCCATGTCCCTGACTGGGGAGAGCGATGGTGGCTACATGGACATGAGCAAGGACGAGTCAGTGGACTACGTGCCCATGCTGGACATGAAAGGAGACGTCAAATACGCAGACATCGAATCCTCCAACTACATGGCCCCTTATGATAACTACGTCCCCTCTG CTCCTGAGAGGACTTGTCGGGCCACTTTGATCAACGAGTCCCCAGTGCTTAGCTACACAGACCTTGTGGGCTTCAGCTACCAGGTGGCCAATGGCATGGAGTTCCTGGCCTCTAAGAAT TGTGTTCATCGGGACCTGGCAGCCAGGAATGTGCTCATCTGTGAGGGCAAGCTGGTCAAGATCTGTGACTTTGGCCTGGCTCGAGACATCATGCGGGACTCAAACTACATCTCCAAAGGCAGT ACCTTCCTACCTCTGAAGTGGATGGCCCCAGAGAGCATCTTCAATAGCCTCTACACCACCCTGAGCGATGTGTGGTCCTTCGGGATCCTGCTCTGGGAGATCTTCACATTGG GTGGCACCCCTTACCCGGAGCTGCCCATGAACGAGCAGTTCTACAATGCCATCAAGCGCGGTTACCGCATGGCACAGCCGGCTCACGCCTCTGCTGAGAT ctACGAGATTATGCAGAAGTGCTGGGAGGAGAAGTTTGAGGTTCGGCCCCCCTTCTCCCAGCTGGTGCTGCTCCTGGAGAGGCTGCTTGGCGAGGGCTACAGAAAG AAGTACCAGCAGGTGGACGAGGAGTTTCTGAGGAGTGACCACCCAGCCATCCTGAGGTCCCAAGCCCGCTTCCCTGGATTCCACAGCCTCCGATCTCCCCTGGACACCAGCTCTGTCCTCTACACTGCCGTGCAGCCCAGCGAGGGTGACAACGACTATATCATCCCCCTGCCTGACCCCAAACCAGAGGCCGCTGATGAGGGTCTGCTGGAGGGTTCCCCCAGCCTCGCCAG CTCCACCCTGAATGAAGCCAACACCTCCTCTACCATCTCCTGTGACAGTCCTCTCGACCCCCAGGAAGAACCAGAGCCAgaacccctgccccagccccagggggaCTCCCAGATGGAGCTGGAGCCACCAATGGATGCAGGCTGCCCTGGGCCTCGGGCCGAAGCAGAGGACAGCTTTCTGTAG
- the Pdgfrb gene encoding platelet-derived growth factor receptor beta isoform X3, giving the protein MTTNEASLVPLRTRPISAEPPLGRGKWIPMPITSTASRVSPVFGLIFSRVSTINVSVNAVQTVVRQGENITIMCIVTGNEVVNFEWTYPRMESGRLVEPVTDFLFDVPSHIRSILHIPSAELDDSGTYICNVSESVNDHRDEKAINVTVVESGYVRLLGDLGAIQIAELHRSRTLQVVFEAYPPPTVLWFKDNRTLGDSSAGEIALSTRNVSETRYVSELTLVRVKVAEAGYYTMRAFHEDAEAQLSFKLQVNVPVRVLELSESHPANGEQTVRCRGRGMPQPNITWSTCRDLKRCPRELPPTPLGNSSEEESQLETNVTYWAEEQEYEVVSTLRLRHVDQPLSVRCMLHNPLGQDVQEVTVVPHSLPFKVVVISAILALVVLTIISLIILIMLWQKKPRYEIRWKVIESVSSDGHEYIYVDPMQLPYDSTWELPRDQLVLGRTLGSGAFGQVVEATAHGLSHSQATMKVAVKMLKSTARSSEKQALMSELKIMSHLGPHLNVVNLLGACTQGGPIYIITEYCRYGDLVDYLHRNKHSFLQHHSDKHRPPSAELYSNALPTGLPLPSPMSLTGESDGGYMDMSKDESVDYVPMLDMKGDVKYADIESSNYMAPYDNYVPSAPERTCRATLINESPVLSYTDLVGFSYQVANGMEFLASKNCVHRDLAARNVLICEGKLVKICDFGLARDIMRDSNYISKGSTFLPLKWMAPESIFNSLYTTLSDVWSFGILLWEIFTLGGTPYPELPMNEQFYNAIKRGYRMAQPAHASAEIYEIMQKCWEEKFEVRPPFSQLVLLLERLLGEGYRKKYQQVDEEFLRSDHPAILRSQARFPGFHSLRSPLDTSSVLYTAVQPSEGDNDYIIPLPDPKPEAADEGLLEGSPSLASSTLNEANTSSTISCDSPLDPQEEPEPEPLPQPQGDSQMELEPPMDAGCPGPRAEAEDSFL; this is encoded by the exons ATGACCACCAACGAGGCTTCTCTGGTACCTTTGAGGACAAGACCTATATCTGCCGAACCACCATTGGGGAGAGGGAAGTGGATTCCGATGCCTATTACGTCTACAGCCTCCAGGGTGAGTCCCGTTTTTGGCTTGATTTTCAGCAGAG tTTCCACCATCAATGTCTCAGTGAATGCAGTGCAGACTGTGGTTCGCCAGGGTGAGAACATTACCATCATGTGCATTGTGACGGGGAATGAGGTGGTCAATTTTGAGTGGACCTACCCCCGCATGGAG AGTGGGCGCCTCGTAGAGCCAGTGAcagatttcctctttgatgtGCCCTCCCACATTCGCTCCATCCTGCACATCCCCAGTGCTGAGCTGGATGACTCAGGGACCTACATCTGCAATGTGTCAGAGAGTGTGAATGACCATCGAGATGAAAAGGCCATCAATGTCACTGTGGTCG AGAGTGGCTACGTGCGGCTTCTGGGAGACTTGGGCGCTATACAAATTGCTGAGCTGCACAGGAGTCGGACACTACAAGTGGTGTTCGAAGCCTACCCGCCACCTACTGTGCTGTGGTTCAAGGACAACCGCACCCTGGGTGATTCCAGCGCCGGCGAGATCGCCCTGTCCACGCGCAATGTGTCTGAGACCCG GTATGTATCAGAACTGACACTGGTGCGGGTGAAGGTGGCAGAGGCTGGCTACTATACCATGCGGGCCTTCCATGAGGATGCTGAGGCCCAACTTTCCTTCAAGCTGCAGGTCAATG TCCCTGTCCGTGTGCTGGAGCTGAGCGAGAGTCACCCTGCCAACGGGGAGCAGACAGTCCGCTGTCGTGGCCGAGGCATGCCCCAGCCAAATATCACCTGGTCTACCTGCAGAGACCTCAAAAG GTGTCCACGCGAGCTGCCGCCCACACCGCTGGGGAACAGTTCCGAGGAGGAAAGCCAGTTGGAGACTAATGTGACATACTGGGCGGAGGAGCAGGAATATGAGGTGGTGAGCACGCTGCGCCTGCGCCACGTGGATCAGCCACTGTCGGTGCGCTGCATGCTGCACAACCCACTGGGCCAGGATGTGCAGGAGGTTACCGTGGTGCCGCATT ccctccccttcaAGGTGGTGGTGATCTCAGCCATCCTGGCCTTGGTGGTTCTCACAATCATCTCCCTCATCATCCTCATCATGCTCTGGCAGAAG AAGCCACGCTATGAGATTCGATGGAAGGTGATTGAGTCTGTGAGCTCTGATGGCCATGAGTACATCTATGTGGACCCCATGCAGCTGCCCTATGATTCCACCTGGGAACTGCCACGGGACCAGCTTGTGCTTG GACGCACCCTCGGCTCTGGGGCCTTTGGGCAGGTGGTGGAGGCCACGGCTCATGGCCTGAGCCATTCCCAGGCCACCATGAAAGTGGCTGTCAAGATGCTGAAAT CCACAGCCCGCAGCAGTGAGAAGCAAGCCCTCATGTCAGAGCTGAAGATCATGAGCCACCTGGGACCCCACCTGAACGTGGTCAACCTGCTGGGGGCCTGCACCCAGGGAG GCCCCATCTACATCATCACGGAGTACTGCCGCTATGGGGACCTGGTGGACTACCTGCACCGCAACAAGCACAGCTTCCTGCAGCACCACTCGGACAAGCACCGCCCACCCAGTGCTGAGCTCTACAGCAACGCCCTGCCCACGGGGCTCCCTCTGCCCAG CCCCATGTCCCTGACTGGGGAGAGCGATGGTGGCTACATGGACATGAGCAAGGACGAGTCAGTGGACTACGTGCCCATGCTGGACATGAAAGGAGACGTCAAATACGCAGACATCGAATCCTCCAACTACATGGCCCCTTATGATAACTACGTCCCCTCTG CTCCTGAGAGGACTTGTCGGGCCACTTTGATCAACGAGTCCCCAGTGCTTAGCTACACAGACCTTGTGGGCTTCAGCTACCAGGTGGCCAATGGCATGGAGTTCCTGGCCTCTAAGAAT TGTGTTCATCGGGACCTGGCAGCCAGGAATGTGCTCATCTGTGAGGGCAAGCTGGTCAAGATCTGTGACTTTGGCCTGGCTCGAGACATCATGCGGGACTCAAACTACATCTCCAAAGGCAGT ACCTTCCTACCTCTGAAGTGGATGGCCCCAGAGAGCATCTTCAATAGCCTCTACACCACCCTGAGCGATGTGTGGTCCTTCGGGATCCTGCTCTGGGAGATCTTCACATTGG GTGGCACCCCTTACCCGGAGCTGCCCATGAACGAGCAGTTCTACAATGCCATCAAGCGCGGTTACCGCATGGCACAGCCGGCTCACGCCTCTGCTGAGAT ctACGAGATTATGCAGAAGTGCTGGGAGGAGAAGTTTGAGGTTCGGCCCCCCTTCTCCCAGCTGGTGCTGCTCCTGGAGAGGCTGCTTGGCGAGGGCTACAGAAAG AAGTACCAGCAGGTGGACGAGGAGTTTCTGAGGAGTGACCACCCAGCCATCCTGAGGTCCCAAGCCCGCTTCCCTGGATTCCACAGCCTCCGATCTCCCCTGGACACCAGCTCTGTCCTCTACACTGCCGTGCAGCCCAGCGAGGGTGACAACGACTATATCATCCCCCTGCCTGACCCCAAACCAGAGGCCGCTGATGAGGGTCTGCTGGAGGGTTCCCCCAGCCTCGCCAG CTCCACCCTGAATGAAGCCAACACCTCCTCTACCATCTCCTGTGACAGTCCTCTCGACCCCCAGGAAGAACCAGAGCCAgaacccctgccccagccccagggggaCTCCCAGATGGAGCTGGAGCCACCAATGGATGCAGGCTGCCCTGGGCCTCGGGCCGAAGCAGAGGACAGCTTTCTGTAG
- the Pdgfrb gene encoding platelet-derived growth factor receptor beta isoform X1, with translation MGDYLGSKDIMQLPGVTPALVLRGQLLLLPMLLLLGPQTSQGLTIMPPGPELVLNLSSTFVLTCLGSAPVVWERLSQVPQQKVSRTQEGTFSSMLTLANVTGGDTGEYFCTYNSSLGREPSERKRLYIFVPDPSMGFLPMEPEDLFIFLTEITETTIPCRVTDPQLVVTLHEKKEDIPLPIPYDHQRGFSGTFEDKTYICRTTIGEREVDSDAYYVYSLQVSTINVSVNAVQTVVRQGENITIMCIVTGNEVVNFEWTYPRMESGRLVEPVTDFLFDVPSHIRSILHIPSAELDDSGTYICNVSESVNDHRDEKAINVTVVESGYVRLLGDLGAIQIAELHRSRTLQVVFEAYPPPTVLWFKDNRTLGDSSAGEIALSTRNVSETRYVSELTLVRVKVAEAGYYTMRAFHEDAEAQLSFKLQVNVPVRVLELSESHPANGEQTVRCRGRGMPQPNITWSTCRDLKRCPRELPPTPLGNSSEEESQLETNVTYWAEEQEYEVVSTLRLRHVDQPLSVRCMLHNPLGQDVQEVTVVPHSLPFKVVVISAILALVVLTIISLIILIMLWQKKPRYEIRWKVIESVSSDGHEYIYVDPMQLPYDSTWELPRDQLVLGRTLGSGAFGQVVEATAHGLSHSQATMKVAVKMLKSTARSSEKQALMSELKIMSHLGPHLNVVNLLGACTQGGPIYIITEYCRYGDLVDYLHRNKHSFLQHHSDKHRPPSAELYSNALPTGLPLPSPMSLTGESDGGYMDMSKDESVDYVPMLDMKGDVKYADIESSNYMAPYDNYVPSAPERTCRATLINESPVLSYTDLVGFSYQVANGMEFLASKNCVHRDLAARNVLICEGKLVKICDFGLARDIMRDSNYISKGSTFLPLKWMAPESIFNSLYTTLSDVWSFGILLWEIFTLGGTPYPELPMNEQFYNAIKRGYRMAQPAHASAEIYEIMQKCWEEKFEVRPPFSQLVLLLERLLGEGYRKKYQQVDEEFLRSDHPAILRSQARFPGFHSLRSPLDTSSVLYTAVQPSEGDNDYIIPLPDPKPEAADEGLLEGSPSLASSTLNEANTSSTISCDSPLDPQEEPEPEPLPQPQGDSQMELEPPMDAGCPGPRAEAEDSFL, from the exons ATGGGTGACTATTTGGGATCCAAG GACATCATGCAGCTTCCAGGTGTGACGCCAGCTCTGGTCCTCAGAG GCCAGTTGCTGTTGCTGCCCATGCTATTGCTGCTAGGTCCACAGACCTCCCAGGGCCTGACCATCATGCCCCCGGGGCCAGAGCTTGTACTTAATCTCTCAAGTACCTTTGTTCTGACCTGCCTGGGTTCAGCTCCAGTGGTGTGGGAACGGCTATCTCAGGTGCCTCAGCAGAAAGTGTCCAGGACCCAGGAGGGCACCTTCTCCAGCATGCTAACCCTGGCCAATGTCACTGGAGGTGACACAGGAGAGTACTTTTGTACCTACAACAGCTCCCTTGGGCGGGAGCCCAGTGAGCGGAAGCGGCTCTACATCTTTGTGCCTG ATCCCTCCATGGGCTTCCTCCCTATGGAGCCCGAGGACCTATTCATCTTTCTCACGGAAATAACTGAGACCACAATTCCATGCCGAGTGACAGACCCCCAGCTAGTGGTGACACTGCATGAGAAGAAAGAGGACATCCCGCTGCCTATCCCCTATGACCACCAACGAGGCTTCTCTGGTACCTTTGAGGACAAGACCTATATCTGCCGAACCACCATTGGGGAGAGGGAAGTGGATTCCGATGCCTATTACGTCTACAGCCTCCAGG tTTCCACCATCAATGTCTCAGTGAATGCAGTGCAGACTGTGGTTCGCCAGGGTGAGAACATTACCATCATGTGCATTGTGACGGGGAATGAGGTGGTCAATTTTGAGTGGACCTACCCCCGCATGGAG AGTGGGCGCCTCGTAGAGCCAGTGAcagatttcctctttgatgtGCCCTCCCACATTCGCTCCATCCTGCACATCCCCAGTGCTGAGCTGGATGACTCAGGGACCTACATCTGCAATGTGTCAGAGAGTGTGAATGACCATCGAGATGAAAAGGCCATCAATGTCACTGTGGTCG AGAGTGGCTACGTGCGGCTTCTGGGAGACTTGGGCGCTATACAAATTGCTGAGCTGCACAGGAGTCGGACACTACAAGTGGTGTTCGAAGCCTACCCGCCACCTACTGTGCTGTGGTTCAAGGACAACCGCACCCTGGGTGATTCCAGCGCCGGCGAGATCGCCCTGTCCACGCGCAATGTGTCTGAGACCCG GTATGTATCAGAACTGACACTGGTGCGGGTGAAGGTGGCAGAGGCTGGCTACTATACCATGCGGGCCTTCCATGAGGATGCTGAGGCCCAACTTTCCTTCAAGCTGCAGGTCAATG TCCCTGTCCGTGTGCTGGAGCTGAGCGAGAGTCACCCTGCCAACGGGGAGCAGACAGTCCGCTGTCGTGGCCGAGGCATGCCCCAGCCAAATATCACCTGGTCTACCTGCAGAGACCTCAAAAG GTGTCCACGCGAGCTGCCGCCCACACCGCTGGGGAACAGTTCCGAGGAGGAAAGCCAGTTGGAGACTAATGTGACATACTGGGCGGAGGAGCAGGAATATGAGGTGGTGAGCACGCTGCGCCTGCGCCACGTGGATCAGCCACTGTCGGTGCGCTGCATGCTGCACAACCCACTGGGCCAGGATGTGCAGGAGGTTACCGTGGTGCCGCATT ccctccccttcaAGGTGGTGGTGATCTCAGCCATCCTGGCCTTGGTGGTTCTCACAATCATCTCCCTCATCATCCTCATCATGCTCTGGCAGAAG AAGCCACGCTATGAGATTCGATGGAAGGTGATTGAGTCTGTGAGCTCTGATGGCCATGAGTACATCTATGTGGACCCCATGCAGCTGCCCTATGATTCCACCTGGGAACTGCCACGGGACCAGCTTGTGCTTG GACGCACCCTCGGCTCTGGGGCCTTTGGGCAGGTGGTGGAGGCCACGGCTCATGGCCTGAGCCATTCCCAGGCCACCATGAAAGTGGCTGTCAAGATGCTGAAAT CCACAGCCCGCAGCAGTGAGAAGCAAGCCCTCATGTCAGAGCTGAAGATCATGAGCCACCTGGGACCCCACCTGAACGTGGTCAACCTGCTGGGGGCCTGCACCCAGGGAG GCCCCATCTACATCATCACGGAGTACTGCCGCTATGGGGACCTGGTGGACTACCTGCACCGCAACAAGCACAGCTTCCTGCAGCACCACTCGGACAAGCACCGCCCACCCAGTGCTGAGCTCTACAGCAACGCCCTGCCCACGGGGCTCCCTCTGCCCAG CCCCATGTCCCTGACTGGGGAGAGCGATGGTGGCTACATGGACATGAGCAAGGACGAGTCAGTGGACTACGTGCCCATGCTGGACATGAAAGGAGACGTCAAATACGCAGACATCGAATCCTCCAACTACATGGCCCCTTATGATAACTACGTCCCCTCTG CTCCTGAGAGGACTTGTCGGGCCACTTTGATCAACGAGTCCCCAGTGCTTAGCTACACAGACCTTGTGGGCTTCAGCTACCAGGTGGCCAATGGCATGGAGTTCCTGGCCTCTAAGAAT TGTGTTCATCGGGACCTGGCAGCCAGGAATGTGCTCATCTGTGAGGGCAAGCTGGTCAAGATCTGTGACTTTGGCCTGGCTCGAGACATCATGCGGGACTCAAACTACATCTCCAAAGGCAGT ACCTTCCTACCTCTGAAGTGGATGGCCCCAGAGAGCATCTTCAATAGCCTCTACACCACCCTGAGCGATGTGTGGTCCTTCGGGATCCTGCTCTGGGAGATCTTCACATTGG GTGGCACCCCTTACCCGGAGCTGCCCATGAACGAGCAGTTCTACAATGCCATCAAGCGCGGTTACCGCATGGCACAGCCGGCTCACGCCTCTGCTGAGAT ctACGAGATTATGCAGAAGTGCTGGGAGGAGAAGTTTGAGGTTCGGCCCCCCTTCTCCCAGCTGGTGCTGCTCCTGGAGAGGCTGCTTGGCGAGGGCTACAGAAAG AAGTACCAGCAGGTGGACGAGGAGTTTCTGAGGAGTGACCACCCAGCCATCCTGAGGTCCCAAGCCCGCTTCCCTGGATTCCACAGCCTCCGATCTCCCCTGGACACCAGCTCTGTCCTCTACACTGCCGTGCAGCCCAGCGAGGGTGACAACGACTATATCATCCCCCTGCCTGACCCCAAACCAGAGGCCGCTGATGAGGGTCTGCTGGAGGGTTCCCCCAGCCTCGCCAG CTCCACCCTGAATGAAGCCAACACCTCCTCTACCATCTCCTGTGACAGTCCTCTCGACCCCCAGGAAGAACCAGAGCCAgaacccctgccccagccccagggggaCTCCCAGATGGAGCTGGAGCCACCAATGGATGCAGGCTGCCCTGGGCCTCGGGCCGAAGCAGAGGACAGCTTTCTGTAG